The Lycium ferocissimum isolate CSIRO_LF1 chromosome 8, AGI_CSIRO_Lferr_CH_V1, whole genome shotgun sequence DNA segment TACCAATATTATGATAATTTTTTACATTGTAAATGcatatcaaataaatcacatCTATTTTTGTGTTCTCGGAAATAATCAATGTCCATGCAAAACTCCATTTGTATACAAACTGATATTGCTTGTTTCCTTTTTCCGtgattattttcctttttctgcaCTTAATTAAGCTCAACTTAAGTTATTATATTATAGTCCTTCtgttataaaaatttgggcggTGCGCGTTAtctatttttgtgtattttccAGTACTAACTAATGGTCATGTAAAACTCCATTAATATGTACAAACTGCATctgccttttttcttttcccttttcatttttttttccttgtattAATTAGCGTAGTATTTCAAATCGTAAAATACTAGTTTAGGAGATTTACAGGTTTCTCCATAACGGAAGTGGATCTGCATCAATCTCACATAGATTTTTATGTGTAAACCCTAGCTGTCTCTATATGATGGATTAACCCTTTTTAAACACTCATAATAGTCTTTATATATAGGCTAGCATAGGGTTTAATGTGGTGAAATCTTTTAATGAGCTCATGGGTCATCGAGCACCCATTATGGGTGGATCCGATCCAATAATACTTTCCAACATTTAGTAACCTGAACTTCTATTGATTCCAAAAATAATTCCAAAATATAACATAGTTCTCATTTTTCCTCCATAGGACAAAAACTAGATTAGTCATAAGCAtacattttttgtttaaaaaaagggCCAAACGAAGTGATACTATTGAGGGGCTTTGATTAATTCCTCACCTCTTGCCTCACAAAATCATCAATCCCATTCAACGAATTAGTTAATGACAAGACAAaattccatattgatattgagctATCTTTTGTCAGGCCAATCACTTCAATCTAAACCCTATCATGGTTTTTTCAGCCTTCCATaaactcctttttttctttttctctttcaaataTTGGAGGACACAATATAAAGGTGTCAGACAATGTGTCTCAAGCTATAATTcttggataattcttttttttccttttcaaatcCAAATTCATCAAGACTAAATTCTGAGTGTCTTTAAAGAAAAGAGTAATTAATGTTGGTGCCCTTTCCCCCCTTTCTTAGGTATCTGCTACCTTCCACTGATAAAGGCAAGAGCGGAAAGGGAGCACAAGGGGGTTTATCTGAATTCTTTTGCcgaaaatttatattatatatacaagatCAAAGTTATTTTATACGTGTGTGTATTGAATCTCCTTGGCTTCTTTCATGATATTTCCTTATATTTTGTATCACCTGGCTCCGCCATTGATGAATATATGCATTGGATAACTTTTGTCCATCAAAATTTAGTAAATGGAAGATATACTCTAGCATTTTGTCTTTGTTGAGAAAAAAGAATTGCATTTGATTCTTCTTTCCCTTTCTTGTGACAATGAAAATTGAAACATGAATTATAGGAATTTCCATTTTTTGGTGTTTGGTGGGGGTatgggaagaaaaaaaaatcatggtaTACACCCTTGCTAACACTAGTTCAAAGTTGAAAGCAAATATCCCACTAAAAAAAGGGTTATGAGAATCCAAGGATACACAGCTCTATGCCCCCCATGATGCTTACACCAACTTCTGGATTTCAAAGCATAAGAAGGATGAAAGGCTTAGATTATTCTACCCTACTCTTCCTTCACTATTGACTATTACTAAAGCAAAATATTTCTGAGAAATGGcataaaaacccaaaaaaaaaaaatagacaaagAATATCACTAATTATATAGCTTCATCAAGTCTAAGTCATATACACTGACGGTATAAGAAAATgtcataattaatttataataagCAAATTAATTACAAGTAAATCCTATAACAAAATATTAactataacataaaaaaaaaaattacactgatAATATAAAAGTATTTGCAATgcttatgtatacatatataacttaaatcctacCTTCATAGCTCAATGCATTGCTATATAGAAATTAAATGagcaaagttatatatattgtcagcgtaaataatttttataccGTCATGTCATCTTTATTGATTTTAGCAGGTAGTTTTCTTATGTTCAAGAATTTAAATTTCACATTAATTTAAAGAAGCTtacatataaatattatttaaatgacTTAATGGTGTAAAAAATTCTTTATACTGGCGATGTATTGAATAAACTCTATAAGAGTCACCTTAACAGCCATTACTCTCAATAATTTCCCAAAGCAAACCCCTCCCCCATGTCCCTTTCTACAACAACTCTAAAACCCCTCTTGCTTTCTCTTCACAACCACACAAATTGAACTCTTATTTCAACAtcctacttatttttttctacTTTAAATACACTTAACTCTTCAATCTTCTCTATCTTCAACTTCAGTTTCCTTTGATATACACCTTTTCAGTACTCATCATGTCCATCACTGGAATACATCCTGAGAGTACTACAGAAAAAATGTCCAAGAAAATTATCCAATGGAGGAAAAATTCAGGAGAGATTGATGTTTTTGAGGCTGCAAAATATTTCTCAGGTGCAAATGAAGAATATTATTCTggttacaacaacaaacaaagtTTGAGAGGTGGAAGAAAGAGTTTTGACATGCCCATGATGAGAAATTCTTCATCACTTCTTCCTTCACAAActacttatcatcatcatattatgGATCAAAAACCAACAATTATTAAAAAGGATCAAAAGAAGTACAAGCAACCAAGTTCTCCAGGAGGAAGACTTGctagtttcttgaattcccTCTTCAACCAAACATCatccaagaaaaagaaatcatcGCAATCTTTGAAAGATGAAGATGATCAAAGCCCaagtggaagaagaaaaagaagaagtagcATTAGTCACTTTAGCTTTAGAAGCTCAAGCaatattattactactactaatactaatactactaatagtagtagtagtgaTTCAAAGTCATCATTAAATTCTGGTTTTAGAACACCACCCCCTTATGCTCCTACTCCTACAAAATCCTACAAAGATTTCAAGAGCTTTGGATTAGGGAAGCAACAACATGAAGTATATGGTGACAAGAAAAATGCTACTGATAATTCTTGGTTGGATGAGAAGTTAAAGTTGAGCAAAAATAATGGAGTTTATTATTCAGACAAGTACAAAAACACAAGCAATGGATTATTATTATCAGAGAAAACTAAGACATATAAcagggttgttgttgatgatgatgatggagaTAGTGATTCAAGCTCTGATTTGTTTGATTTACCGAATATTGACTTGGATTACTATTCATCAAGTGGTTTGCCAGTTTATGAGACTACACATATGGATAACATCAAAAGGGGTGCACCAATTTCCACCGGAGCAATCTGAAGGGAGTCTTGACGCAACGAATCGTGTGACCTTGGAGGTCAAAAACGAAATGCGTACGATAGATTTGATGTGGCCAGATTTTTTCTTGAACGTCGCGCATAACAAGAGCTTAGTGTAccaaatttttcttttgtttttactttaattaatttccatctCCTTCACAAAACATTCATattgaggatttttttttttaaattttttttttatggttgaTGTTTAGAGTCATGAAAAAGGAAGTCTTGATTTTCTTGTCAGGATATGTCCATAGatctgccctttttttttttttttttttttttttttttggtgattcCTTGGAAGTTTTTGCAAAGCTTTTTACTGTGTGTACAGTTTGGAATGTCTTCTATGGCTTGACTTTTAGTGCTTTGCTTTTGGAGCTATTGATATGATATGGAAGTGTAAGCACATCATGTGTCCACCACTATAACAGCTTTAATATCATTATGC contains these protein-coding regions:
- the LOC132067814 gene encoding protein BIG GRAIN 1-like E, producing MSITGIHPESTTEKMSKKIIQWRKNSGEIDVFEAAKYFSGANEEYYSGYNNKQSLRGGRKSFDMPMMRNSSSLLPSQTTYHHHIMDQKPTIIKKDQKKYKQPSSPGGRLASFLNSLFNQTSSKKKKSSQSLKDEDDQSPSGRRKRRSSISHFSFRSSSNIITTTNTNTTNSSSSDSKSSLNSGFRTPPPYAPTPTKSYKDFKSFGLGKQQHEVYGDKKNATDNSWLDEKLKLSKNNGVYYSDKYKNTSNGLLLSEKTKTYNRVVVDDDDGDSDSSSDLFDLPNIDLDYYSSSGLPVYETTHMDNIKRGAPISTGAI